In a genomic window of Penaeus vannamei isolate JL-2024 chromosome 10, ASM4276789v1, whole genome shotgun sequence:
- the LOC113811621 gene encoding lon protease homolog 2, peroxisomal, giving the protein MSPNTNITLPKKLPLLIVYNGVLLPGSTIRIPVTTVKSINLVRSRLMSGSQLTSTVIGVVTKEPDNEKSLKNLHEIGTAGVVVQVTGTNWPRPSYTLLVTGICRFRLDSILQEHPYPVGAVTQLDDIKEISSEGDDTQLAELISEFKEAARKLIELLDVSVPAVAKLKELVDRVPSRHLADVVAALVKATLPERLQVLDAVDLATRIRVTLPLLLRHIQRLKDVREAAGDETNDKENQIVKISRGGRNLSPDPELDDDGEDGIAEFETKIKEANMPDEARKAALKELGRLKRMAPHMPEYSMTRNYLELMVDLPWSAMVKETCNISKARADMDADHYGMEKVKRRVLEYLAVRQLRGDLKGPILCFVGPPGVGKTSIAKSIATTLGRPYQRISLGGISDQHDIRGHRRTYIGAMPGRVIQALRNVKAKNPVLLLDEVDKLGTGIHGDPGAALLEVLDPEQNFAFTDTYLGLPFDLSQVLFVATANTLSSIPTPLMDRMEVIHVPGYTQEEKIMIGQLHLLPKQLREHGLTPDIMHVPPESIAIVIGEYTREAGVRTLERKIGALCRAVAVQVAEARPEDQAIGDEGVKADMVVAEAEEKGDGTQQGEPHKEGGPTAGEHSYHQSPLINLTHLKEYLDLPVQVDAKMIHDVLGPPIFQSGLSGRVSMPGVAVGLAWTPVGGEVMVVEASHTGGDGGLTLTGQLGSVMQESAKIALSWVRQHSFLIGLEKDFMKDGEIHMHFPAGAISKDGPSAGVTILTVLVSLLSQRCVRPDVAMTGEITLNGVVLPVGGIKEKVMAAHRAGLTTLVLPAANKKDLADIPNSVLNEIEVVLVNTVEEVLQAAFDEGFSEMFDNDKDGESVSKSPMSKL; this is encoded by the exons CATAAACCTGGTGAGATCGCGTTTGATGTCAGGCAGTCAACTGACAAGCACAGTTATTGGAGTTGTCACAAAGGAGCCTGATAAT GAGAAAAGCCTCAAAAATCTGCATGAAATTGGCACTGCTGGAGTTGTGGTTCAAGTCACTGGCACAAACTGGCCTCGGCCCTCGTACACACTGCTGGTAACAGGGATATGCAGATTTCGCTTGGACTCCATCTTACAGGAGCACCCCTATCCTGTGGGTGCTGTGACGCAGCTAGATGACATCAAAGAGATCAGTAGTGAAG GTGATGATACACAACTTGCTGAGCTCATTTCGGAATTTAAGGAAGCAGCTCGCAAGTTGATCGAACTTCTTGATGTATCTGTCCCAGCAGTTGCCAAACTAAAG GAGCTTGTGGACAGAGTTCCAAGCCGTCATCTAGCCGATGTCGTTGCAGCCTTAGTAAAAGCCACATTGCCCGAGAGGTTGCAGGTGCTGGATGCCGTAGATCTCGCAACAAGAATCAGGGTGACGCTACCGCTCCTGCTAAGGCACATTCAGAGACTGAAG GATGTGCGTGAAGCAGCGGGAGATGAGACAAACGACAAGGAGAACCAGATCGTCAAAATTAGCAGGGGGGGAAGGAACCTGTCACCGGATCCAGAACTTGACGATGATGGAGAAGATGGCATTGCGGAGTTTGAGACAAAGATCAAGGAAGCGAACATGCCTGACGAAGCAAGGAAG GCAGCACTGAAGGAGCTGGGTCGCTTGAAACGCATGGCTCCCCACATGCCAGAGTATTCTATGACGAGGAACTACCTGGAGCTCATGGTAGACCTGCCTTGGTCTGCCATGGTCAAAGAGACCTGCAATATCAGCAAAGCACGGGCTGACATGGATGCCGATCATTATGGGATGGAGAAG GTTAAACGCAGAGTGCTAGAATACCTTGCTGTCAGACAGCTCCGTGGTGACCTCAAAGGACCCATTTTATGCTTTGTTGGGCCACCAGGAGTTGGGAAGACAAGCATAGCCAAATCTATTGCAACAACACTTGGACGCCCTTATCAGAGGATATCGCTAG GTGGAATAAGCGATCAGCATGACATTCGTGGGCACAGAAGAACCTACATCGGAGCCATGCCAGGGAGAGTAATTCAGGCTCTCAGAAATGTTAAG GCAAAGAATCCTGTGCTGCTTCTTGACGAGGTAGACAAGCTAGGTACAGGCATCCATGGAGACCCAGGAGCTGCTCTCTTAGAGGTCCTGGATCCCGAACAGAATTTTGCATTCACAGACACTTACCTCGGCCTACCATTTGATCTTTCGCAG GTGCTGTTTGTTGCCACTGCTAACACGCTGTCATCAATTCCAACGCCTCTGATGGACAGAATGGAGGTGATTCACGTCCCAGGATATACTCAG gaggagaagattatGATTGGTCAACTGCACTTGTTACCCAAGCAGTTACGAGAGCATGGTCTTACACCTGACATTATGCATGTGCCTCCAGAATCAATTGCAATAGTCA TTGGAGAATATACACGGGAAGCAGGTGTCAGAACACTGGAGAGGAAAATAGGAGCACTTTGCAGGGCCGTTGCTGTCCAGGTTGCTGAGGCTAGACCAGAGGACCAAG CCATCGGTGACGAAGGAGTTAAGGCAGACATGGTGGTAGCAGAagctgaggaaaagggagatggaacacAGCAGGGAGAACCGCATAAAGAAGGAGGTCCCACAGCTGGAGAGCACTCGTACCACCAGTCGCCACTTATTAACCTGACCCATTTGAAGGAGTACCTGGACCTCCCTGTACAAGTGGATGCAAAGATGATCCATGATGTCCTGGGG ccCCCCATATTTCAAAGTGGGCTGTCGGGAAGGGTGAGCATGCCTGGAGTGGCAGTGGGCTTGGCATGGACCCCTGTGGGAGGTGAGGTCATGGTTGTTGAGGCatcgcacacagggggagatggTGGACTCACCCTCACTGGTCAGCTGGGCTCTGTCATGCAGGAGTCAGCCAAGATTGCCTTGTCATGGGTCAGGCAGCATTCCTTTTTG ATTGGATTGGAGAAGGACTTCATGAAAGATGGGGAGATCCACATGCACTTCCCTGCAGGGGCCATTAGCAAGGATGGGCCCTCGGCAGGTGTTACCATCCTCACTGTTCTCGTCTCCCTCCTGTCCCAACGCTGTGTCCGGCCTGACGTTGCCATGACAGGGGAGATTACCCTTAATGGGGTTGTCTTGCCG GTTGGTGGTATTAAAGAAAAGGTGATGGCTGCACACAGGGCAGGACTTACTACGCTGGTGCTTCCTGCTGCCAATAAGAAAGACCTCGCTGATATTCCAAACTCAGTCTTG AATGAAATCGAAGTAGTACTTGTGAACACAGTGGAAGAGGTGCTTCAGGCCGCGTTCGATGAAGGCTTCAGTGAAATGTTTGACAACGACAAGGATGGAGAATCAGTGTCTAAATCTCCGATGAGCAAACTTTAG
- the elgi gene encoding E3 ubiquitin-protein ligase NRDP1 isoform X2 yields the protein MGFDVTRFQGDVDEELLCPICSEVLEDPLQAPSCEHAFCSGCINEWLSRQQTCPVDRQTITSSQLKPVPRILRSLLSKLYISCDNKPHGCASVVKLDALTSHLEECEFNPKRPVPCEQGCGLVVPKDELKDHNCLRELRTLIQNQSGKIAELQQELAENKYQLNEQKREIQLLKDFMRAMRISNPQMRAIADQMEQDEVARWASSLARARVTRWGGMISTPDAMLQAVIRRALSESGCPPHIIDQLMENAHERRWPPGLSTLETRQMNRRHYESYVCKRVPGKQAVVVMACDNRHMNDDMLLDPGLVMIFAHGIE from the exons ATGGGTTTCGATGTGACGAGGTTCCAGGGGGATGTGGATGAGGAGCTTCTTTGTCCCATCTGCTCCGAGGTCTTGGAAGATCCACTCCAG GCTCCCTCCTGCGAGCATGCCTTCTGCAGTGGGTGCATTAACGAGTGGTTGTCAAGACAGCAGACATGTCCTGTTGACCGCCAGACTATCACATCCTCACAGTTGAAGCCTGTGCCAAGAATACTACGAAGCTTGCTGTCAAA acTGTACATATCCTGCGACAACAAGCCTCATGGATGTGCTTCCGTGGTGAAGCTGGATGCTCTAACGTCTCACCTGGAGGAATGCGAGTTCAACCCCAAGAGACCCGTGCCATGTGAGCAAGGATGCGGCCTAGTCGTACCAAAGGATGAGTTAAAG GACCACAACTGCCTTAGAGAATTGCGCACCTTAATACAAAACCAGTCTGGGAAAATTGCCGAGTTGCAGCAGGAACTTGCGGAAAATAAATACCAGCTCAATGAACAGAAGAGGGAAATACAGCTCTTAAAG GATTTCATGCGAGCCATGCGGATCAGCAACCCACAGATGAGAGCTATTGCAGACCAGATGGAGCAGGATGAAGTGGCCAGGTGGGCTAGCTCTCTCGCACGTGCTCGAGTTACGCGCTGGGGGGGCATGATCTCCACACCTGATGCCATGCTACAG GCTGTGATTCGTCGAGCCCTGAGTGAATCTGGGTGCCCGCCACACATAATTGATCAGCTGATGGAGAATGCGCATGAGAGGCGATGGCCGCCAGGGTTGTCAACGTTGGAGACCAGACAG ATGAACCGCCGCCACTACGAGAGCTATGTGTGCAAGCGAGTCCCGGGCAAACAGGCAGTGGTAGTCATGGCTTGCGATAATCGCCACATGAACGATGACATGCTCTTAGACCCTGGCCTTGTCATGATCTTTGCACATGGGATAGagtga
- the elgi gene encoding E3 ubiquitin-protein ligase NRDP1 isoform X1 yields MGFDVTRFQGDVDEELLCPICSEVLEDPLQAPSCEHAFCSGCINEWLSRQQTCPVDRQTITSSQLKPVPRILRSLLSKLYISCDNKPHGCASVVKLDALTSHLEECEFNPKRPVPCEQGCGLVVPKDELKDHNCLRELRTLIQNQSGKIAELQQELAENKYQLNEQKREIQLLKDFMRAMRISNPQMRAIADQMEQDEVARWASSLARARVTRWGGMISTPDAMLQAVIRRALSESGCPPHIIDQLMENAHERRWPPGLSTLETRQVMNRRHYESYVCKRVPGKQAVVVMACDNRHMNDDMLLDPGLVMIFAHGIE; encoded by the exons ATGGGTTTCGATGTGACGAGGTTCCAGGGGGATGTGGATGAGGAGCTTCTTTGTCCCATCTGCTCCGAGGTCTTGGAAGATCCACTCCAG GCTCCCTCCTGCGAGCATGCCTTCTGCAGTGGGTGCATTAACGAGTGGTTGTCAAGACAGCAGACATGTCCTGTTGACCGCCAGACTATCACATCCTCACAGTTGAAGCCTGTGCCAAGAATACTACGAAGCTTGCTGTCAAA acTGTACATATCCTGCGACAACAAGCCTCATGGATGTGCTTCCGTGGTGAAGCTGGATGCTCTAACGTCTCACCTGGAGGAATGCGAGTTCAACCCCAAGAGACCCGTGCCATGTGAGCAAGGATGCGGCCTAGTCGTACCAAAGGATGAGTTAAAG GACCACAACTGCCTTAGAGAATTGCGCACCTTAATACAAAACCAGTCTGGGAAAATTGCCGAGTTGCAGCAGGAACTTGCGGAAAATAAATACCAGCTCAATGAACAGAAGAGGGAAATACAGCTCTTAAAG GATTTCATGCGAGCCATGCGGATCAGCAACCCACAGATGAGAGCTATTGCAGACCAGATGGAGCAGGATGAAGTGGCCAGGTGGGCTAGCTCTCTCGCACGTGCTCGAGTTACGCGCTGGGGGGGCATGATCTCCACACCTGATGCCATGCTACAG GCTGTGATTCGTCGAGCCCTGAGTGAATCTGGGTGCCCGCCACACATAATTGATCAGCTGATGGAGAATGCGCATGAGAGGCGATGGCCGCCAGGGTTGTCAACGTTGGAGACCAGACAGGTA ATGAACCGCCGCCACTACGAGAGCTATGTGTGCAAGCGAGTCCCGGGCAAACAGGCAGTGGTAGTCATGGCTTGCGATAATCGCCACATGAACGATGACATGCTCTTAGACCCTGGCCTTGTCATGATCTTTGCACATGGGATAGagtga
- the LOC138863042 gene encoding uncharacterized PPE family protein PPE21-like encodes MSNLDRLSAGWTNLDRLSAGSTNLDRLSAGWTNLDRLSAGWTNLDRLSAGWTNLDRLSAGSTNLDRLSAGWTNLDRLSAVWTNLDSVSAVWTNLDSVSAGWTNLDSVSAVWTNLDSVSAGWTNLDRLSAGWTNLDRLSAGWTNLDRLSAVWTNLDSVSAVWTNLDRLSAGWTNLDRLSAGWTNLDRLSAGWTNLDRLSAGWTNLDRLSAGSTNLDRLSAGWTNLDRLSAVWTNLDSVSAVWTNLDSVSAGWTNLDSVSAVWTNLDSVSAGWTNLDRLSAGWTNLDRLSAGWTNLDRLSAGWTNLDRLSAGWTNLDRLSAGWTNLDSVSAIWTSFG; translated from the exons ATGAGTAATTTGGACAGGTTGTCTGCAGGATGGACTAATTTGGACAGGTTGTCTGCAGGATCGACTAATTTGGACAGGTTGTCTGCAGGATGGACTAATTTGGACAGGTTGTCTGCAGGATGGACTAATTTGGACAGGTTGTCTGCAGGATGGACTAATTTGGACAGGTTGTCTGCAGGATCGACTAATTTGGACAGGTTGTCTGCAGGATGGACTAATTTGGACAGGTTGTCTGCAGTATGGACTAATTTGGACAGTGTGTCTGCAGTATGGACTAATTTGGACAGTGTGTCTGCAGGATGGACTAATTTGGACAGTGTGTCTGCAGTATGGACTAATTTGGACAGTGTGTCTGCAGGATGGACTAATTTGGACAGGTTGTCTGCAGGATGGACTAATTTGGACAGGTTGTCTGCAGGATGGACTAATTTGGACAGGTTGTCTGCAGTATGGACTAATTTGGACAGTGTGTCTGCAGTATGGACTAATTTGGACAGGTTGTCTGCAGGATGGACTAATTTGGACAGGTTGTCTGCAGGATGGACTAATTTGGACAGGTTGTCTGCAGGATGGACTAATTTGGACAGGTTGTCTGCAGGATGGACTAATTTGGACAGGTTGTCTGCAGGATCGACTAATTTGGACAGGTTGTCTGCAGGATGGACTAATTTGGACAGGTTGTCTGCAGTATGGACTAATTTGGACAGTGTGTCTGCAGTATGGACTAATTTGGACAGTGTGTCTGCAGGATGGACTAATTTGGACAGTGTGTCTGCAGTATGGACTAATTTGGACAGTGTGTCTGCAGGATGGACTAATTTGGACAGGTTGTCTGCAGGATGGACTAATTTGGACAGGTTGTCTGCAGGATGGACTAATTTGGACAG GTTGTCTGCAGGATGGACTAATTTGGACAGGTTGTCTGCAGGATGGACTAATTTGGACAGGTTGTCTGCAGGATGGACTAATTTGGACAGTGTGTCTGCGATATGGACTAGTTTTGGctga
- the Srp9 gene encoding signal recognition particle 9 kDa protein, which produces MVFLEVYEDFEKAAERLYLNAPMKTRCVLKYDHSNCCLKVKVTDDVMCVQYKTDSQQELKKLEKLLSSLMKHMASDQR; this is translated from the exons ATGGTGTTCTTAGAAGTTTATGAAGACTTTGAGAAGGCGGCAGAGCGACTATATCTCAATGCACCCATGAAG ACTCGATGTGTGCTAAAATATGATCACAGCAACTGTTGCCTTAAAGTTAAAGTTACAGATGATGTTATG TGTGTCCAGTATAAGACTGACAGCCAACAGGAGCTGAAGAAATTAGAGAAGCTGTTAAGCAGTCTGATGAAACACATGGCGTCTGACCAGAGATAA